In the genome of Nyctibius grandis isolate bNycGra1 chromosome 18, bNycGra1.pri, whole genome shotgun sequence, one region contains:
- the CPD gene encoding carboxypeptidase D, translated as MAGAARGLGRRRGLSLPLLCALLLLGPARAAHIKKAEAAAAPGEALRYLHSAELGEALRALAAAAPPGLARLFSIGDSVEGRPLWVLRLTAGLGPERAGEEPGGSALPGRPQVKLVGNMHGDEPLARPLLLRLAQELVRGWAGGEERIGRLLNTTDLYLLPSLNPDGFERAREGDCGGVGGVGGAEGGRENSRGRDLNRSFPDQFGAAEPDLEPVPEVRALIDWMRRNKFVLSGNLHGGSVVASYPYDDSPTHKPTGVYSKSADDEVFKYLAKAYASHHPIMRTGKPNCPGEEGETFQDGITNGAQWYDVEGGMQDYNYVWANCFEITLELSCCKYPPTSELQQEWENNRESLLAFIEKVHIGVKGFVRDAVTGAGLESATIVVAGIAHNITAGKFGDYHRLLVPGTYNVTAVVMGYTPVTRENIEVKEGAATEVDFSLQPTVMPPALNVTQFTATPAPVSTVTPTPVQAEAPSPTSLHQPVQPVDFRHHHFSDMEIFLRRYASEYPSITRLYSVGKSVELRELYVMEISDNPGIHEAGEPEFKYIGNMHGNEVVGRELLLNLIEYLCKNFGTDPEVTDLVQSTRIHIMPSMNPDGYEKSQEGDRGGTVGRNNSNNYDLNRNFPDQFFHVADPPQPETLAVMTWLKTYPFVLSANLHGGSLVVNYPFDDDEQGIAIYSKSPDDAVFQQLALSYSKENTKMYQGSPCKDMYPTEYFPHGITNGAQWYNVPGGMQDWNYLNTNCFEVTIELGCVKYPKAEELPKYWEQNRRSLLQFMKQVHRGVRGFVLDAADGRGILNATISVADINHPVTTYKDGDYWRLLVRGTYKITASARGYDPVTKTVEVGSKGGVQVNFTLSRTDIKVEEGKVPILNTPDTSDPNEKEFETLIKDLSAENGLERLLLASSGDVSPYRYRPYKDLSEFLRGLYLNYPHITNLTSLGQSVEFRQIWSLEISNKPNQSEPQEPKIRFVAGIHGNAPVGTELLLALAEFLCMSYKKNAAVTKLIDRTRIVIVPSLNPDGREIAQERGCTSTIGQTNAHGRDLDTDFTSNYSRDWGTLEPETKAIIENLILKHDFSLSVALDGGSVLVTYPYDKPAETVENEETLKHLASVYATNHPLMHLGQPGCPNKSDENIPGGVMRGSEWHSHLGSMKDFSVTFGHCPEITVYTSCCYFPSAGQLPGLWADHRKSLLSMLVEVHKGVHGFVQDKSGKAISKAIIVLNEGLKVYTKEGGYFHVLLAPGLHSISAVADGYQQKHVKVFVRHDAPSSVFIVFDTENRIFGLPRELVVTVAGASMSALVLTACIIWCVCSIKSNRHKDGFHRLRQHHDDYEDEIRMMSTGSKKSLLSHEFQDETDTEEETLYSSKH; from the exons ATggcgggcgcggcgcgggggctcggccggcggcgggggctgtCGCTCCCGCTGCTCTgcgcgctgctgctgctgggcccGGCCCGCGCCGCCCACATCAAGAAGGCagaagcggcggcggcgcccggcgAGGCGCTGCGGTACCTGCACTCGGCCGAGCTGGGCGAGGCGCTGCGGGCGCTggcggccgcggcccccccgggcCTGGCGCGGCTCTTCAGCATCGGCGACTCGGTGGAGGGGCGGCCGCTGTGGGTGCTGCGCCTgacggcggggctggggccggaGCGGGCCGGCGAGGAGCCCGGCGGCTCGGCCCTGCCCGGCCGGCCGCAGGTGAAGCTGGTGGGGAACATGCACGGGGACGAGCCGCTGGCGCGGCCGCTGCTGCTCCGCCTGGCCCAGGAGCTGGTGCGGGGCTGGGCCGGCGGCGAGGAGCGCATCGGCCGCCTGCTCAACACCACCGACCTCTACCTGCTGCCCAGCCTCAACCCCGACGGCTTCGAGCGCGCCCGCGAGGGCGATTGCGGCGGCGTCGGCGGCGtcggcggcgcggagggcggcCGGGAGAACAGCCGCGGCCGCGACCTCAACCGCAGCTTCCCCGACCAGTTCGGGGCCGCCGAGCCCGACCTGGAGCCCGTGCCCGAGGTGCGGGCCCTCATCGACTGGATGCGCCGCAACAA GTTTGTGCTCTCTGGCAATCTTCATGGTGGCTCGGTGGTTGCAAGCTATCCCTATGATGACTCTCCCACACATAAGCCCACAGGAGTCTACAGTAAATCGGCTGATGATGAAGTGTTCAAATATTTGGCAAAAGCTTACGCGTCGCATCACCCCATCATGAGAACTGGCAAACCCAATTGCCCCGGTGAGGAGGGAGAGACCTTCCAAGATGGTATCACAAACGGTGCCCAGTGGTATGATGTAGAAG GTGGGATGCAGGATTACAACTATGTGTGGGCCAACTGCTTTGAGATCACGTTGGAGCTGTCCTGCTGCAAATACCCACCGACCTCCGAGCTTCAGCAGGAGTGGGAGAACAACCGGGAGTCTCTCCTTGCTTTCATTGAGAAG GTCCACATTGGTGTGAAAGGCTTTGTCAGGGATGCAGTCACTGGAGCTGGCCTGGAGAGCGCGACCATTGTTGTTGCCGGTATTGCTCATAACATCACAGCAGGCAAATTTGGCGATTACCACCGACTGCTTGTGCCTGGGACCTACAACGTGACTGCAGTTGTAATGGG ttacacaCCAGTGACCAGAGAGAACATCGAGGTGAAGGAGGGAGCTGCAACAGAAGTGGATTTCTCCTTGCAGCCAACTGTAATGCCACCAGCTCTTAACGTCACGCAGTTCACAGCAACGCCTGCTCCTGTCTCTACCGTCACCCCTACCCCTGTGCAGGCAGAGGCCCCAAGCCCAACCTCTCTCCATCAACCCGTCCAACCTGTGGACTTCCGCCACCATCACTTCTCAGACATGGAGATCTTTCTGCGGCGGTATGCCAGCGAGTACCCCAGCATAACCCGACTCTACTCCGTGGGCAAGTCGGTGGAGCTGCGTGAGCTCTATGTGATGGAGATCTCGGACAACCCTGGCATCCATGAAGCAG GTGAACCAGAGTTCAAATACATTGGTAACATGCATGGGAATGAAGTTGTGGGGCGAGAGCTTCTCCTGAACCTCATCGAGTACCTCTGCAAGAACTTTGGCACGGATCCTGAAGTCACTGACCTGGTCCAGAGCACACGGATCCACATCATGCCATCCATGAACCCTGATGGCTATGAGAAGTCCCAGGAAG GAGACAGAGGAGGTACCGTTGGcagaaacaacagcaacaactacGACCTGAACCGGAACTTCCCAGATCAGTTCTTCCACGTGGCAGACCCTCCACAGCCAGAAACTCTCGCTGTCATGACCTGGTTAAAGACTTACCCATTTGTGCTCTCAGCAAACCTGCATGGAG GTTCTCTGGTGGTTAATTACCCCTTTGATGACGATGAACAAGGAATAGCCATATACAGTAAATCCCCAGACGATGCTGTGTTTCAGCAGCTGGCACTTTCCTACTCCAAG GAAAATACAAAGATGTATCAGGGAAGCCCTTGTAAGGATATGTACCCCACTGAGTACTTCCCACACGGCATCACTAACGGGGCTCAGTGGTACAACGTTCCGG GTGGGATGCAAGACTGGAATTACTTAAATACGAACTGCTTTGAAGTGACCATTGAGTTGGGCTGTGTGAAATATCCCAAAGCCGAGGAGCTACCCAAGTACTGGGAGCAGAACCGCCGATCTCTCCTCCAGTTCATGAAACAG GTTCACCGCGGCGTCCGGGGATTCGTGCTGGATGCTGCGGATGGAAGGGGCATTCTCAACGCCACCATCAGCGTTGCTGACATCAACCACCCGGTGACCACCTACAAGGATGGAGACTACTGGCGCCTCTTGGTCCGGGGGACATACAAGATCACAGCATCTGCCCGAGG GTATGATCCAGTCACTAAGACGGTGGAAGTTGGCAGCAAAGGCGGGGTGCAAGTCAACTTCACTCTTTCACGGACAGACATCAAAGtggaggaggggaaggtgcCGATCTTGAACACCCCAGACACCAGCGACCCCAACGAGAAGGAGTTTGAGACCCTAATCAAAGACCTCTCTGCTGAGAATGGCCTGGAGCGCCTCCTGCTTGCCTCCTCGGGGGATGTCTCTCCTTACCGATACCGCCCTTACAAGGACCTCTCTGAGTTCCTCCGAGGCCTCTATCTGAACTACCCACACATCACAAATCTCACCAG TTTGGGTCAGAGTGTCGAGTTCCGTCAGATCTGGTCCCTCGAAATCTCCAACAAGCCCAACCAGTCCGAGCCCCAGGAGCCAAAGATCCGCTTTGTTGCTGGTATTCATGGAAACGCTCCTGTTGGTAcagagctgctcctggcacTGGCAGAATTTCTTTGCATGAGCTACAAGAAGAACGCTGCTGTTACAAAG CTGATTGACCGAACGCGGATTGTGATTGTGCCTTCCCTGAATCCAGACGGACGTGAGATAGCACAGGAGAGAGGCTGCACGTCAACGATAGGCCAGACTAATGCTCATGGCAGAGATCTGGACACAGACTTCACAA GCAATTACTCCCGGGACTGGGGGACACTAGAGCCTGAGACCAAAGCCATCATAGAGAACTTGATATTGAAGCATGATTTCAGCCTCTCCGTTGCGCTAGATGGAGGATCTGTGCTTGTCACTTACCCATACGATAAGCCAGCAGAGACAG TGGAGAACGAAGAAACACTGAAGCATTTGGCATCTGTGTATGCAACCAACCATCCGCTGATGCATTTGGGCCAGCCGGGCTGTCCAAATAAGTCAG ATGAGAATATTCCTGGCGGTGTGATGCGTGGCTCTGAATGGCACAGTCACTTGGGAAGTATGAAG GATTTCAGTGTTACGTTTGGTCACTGTCCTGAGATCACTGTTTATACCAGCTGCTGTTACTTCCCGAGCGCAGGACAGCTTCCTGGCCTGTGGGCAGACCACAGGAAATCTCTCCTTAGCATGCTCGTGGAG gTTCATAAGGGAGTCCATGGGTTTGTCCAAGACAAGAGCGGCAAGGCAATTTCTAAAGCTATCATTGTTCTTAACGAAGGTTTGAAGGTCTATACTAAAGAAGGTGGCTATTTCCACGTGCTGTTGGCTCCAGGTTTGCACAGCATCAGTGCGGTAGCTGACGGGTACCAGCAGAAACATGTCAAG GTCTTTGTCCGTCACGATGCGCCCAGCTCTGTGTTCATTGTATTTGACACGGAAAACAGGATATTTGGTCTGCCGAGGGAGCTGGTTGTAACTGTTGCAG GTGCAAGTATGTCTGCTCTGGTCCTCACCGCCTGTATCATCTGGTGTGTCTGCTCAATTAAGTCCAACAGACACAAGGATGGCTTCCACCGCCTGCGGCAGCACCACGACGATTATGAGGATGAAATCCGCATGATGTCCACTGGCTCAAAGAAGTCCCTTCTGAGCCATGAATTCCAGGATGAAACAGACACTGAAGAAGAAACATTGTACTCCAGCAAACACTGA
- the TMIGD1 gene encoding transmembrane and immunoglobulin domain-containing protein 1, with amino-acid sequence MAQRSSLAGPYQAPVLAVCFLACVATGLELSVNNHTADFSLSTMPGSLVSLSCLVQNSSQAEELLWYRGDGKVDLKDGNKLNVSNVCISPVTESDNGVTFTCKLARDNSVQVSVILDVEFLPQLSGEESLQIEEDKDVTLTCNTKSNPQAPTAWYKNNTTLTLQQNRYQVYQTSEVFQLSITKVQKSDNGTYTCVVKFPSEERRKDFHLIVEDKSPIFPTEAVIAAVVVVTLTVLFGIVARRDKIFKCFKRSSETAL; translated from the exons ATGGCGCAGAGAAGCAGCCTCGCAGGCCCCTACCAAGCGCCTGTCCTTGCCGTTTGCTTTTTGGCATGCGTAGCCACAG GTTTGGAACTGTCTGTAAATAACCACACTGCTGACTTCTCCCTGTCTACAATGCCTGGCTCTCTCGTCTCCCTCTCCTGCCTAGTACAGAACAGCAGCCAGGCTGAGGAGCTGCTCTGGTACCGAGGAGATGGGAAAGTGGATCTGAAAGATGGGAATAAACTGAACGTCAGTAATGTCTGCATATCCCCGGTCACCGAGTCCGACAACGGAGTCACCTTCACGTGCAAGCTGGCGCGGGACAACTCTGTCCAGGTGTCTGTGATCCTGGATGTCGAGT TTCTTCCCCAGCTGAGTGGAGAAGAGTCCCTCCAAATTGAAGAAGACAAAGATGTCACTCTGACCTGCAACACCAAATCCAACCCTCAAGCCCCAACAGCTTGGTATAAGAACAACACCACCTTGACCCTACAGCAAAATCGTTACCAGGTGTACCAGACTAGCGAGGTCTTTCAGCTCTCTATCACGAAAGTACAGAAGTCTGACAACGGGACCTACACCTGCGTGGTGAAATTTCCTTcggaagaaaggagaaaggatttCCACCTGATAGTTGAAG ACAAAAGCCCTATTTTTCCCACGGAGGCCGTTATTGCTGCTGTCGTGGTGGTTACACTCACGGTACTTTTTGGAATTGTGGCTCGAAGAGATAAAATTTTTAAG tgcttcaAAAGATCAAGTGAAACAGCGCTGTAA